The following are from one region of the Ornithorhynchus anatinus isolate Pmale09 chromosome X1, mOrnAna1.pri.v4, whole genome shotgun sequence genome:
- the NUDCD2 gene encoding nudC domain-containing protein 2, translating to MSGSFEERSGVVWCGTPWGRWYQTLDEVVVEVRVPPGTRAQDIRCGLHSRHLALRLNGRHILQGKLFDSTIADEGTWTLEDRKMVRIVLTKTKRDAGNCWSSLLENEYVADPWVQDQMQKKLTLERFQNENPGFDFSGAEISGNYSKGGPDFSSLGK from the exons ATGTCGGGCAGCTTCGAGGAGCGCAGCGGGGTGGTGTGGTGCGGGACGCCGTGGGGCCGCTGGTACCAGACCCTGGACGAGGTGGTCGTCGAGGTGCGGGTCCCGCCGGGCACCCGCGCGCAGGACATCCGCTGCGGCCTGCACAGCCGACACCTGGCGCTGCGCCTCAACGGCCGCCACATCCTCCAG GGTAAGCTCTTCGATTCTACAATAGCGGATGAGGGAACGTGGACATTAG AGGACAGAAAAATGGTGCGCATCGTTCTCACCAAGACCAAGAGAGATGCTGGAAACTGTTGGAGTTCCCTGTTAGAGAACGAGTATGTGGCTGATCCTTGGGTTCAGGACCAGATGCAGAAGAAACTTACGCTGGAAAGATTCCAAAATGAG AATCCTGGTTTTGACTTCAGTGGAGCAGAAATCTCAGGAAACTACAGCAAAGGAGGCCCGGACTTTTCCAGTCTTGGAAAATAA